The genomic region CGCGCGTGGTGCGCACCGAGCCCGTCGTCACCTGAGCCTCCCGGGCGGTCCGTCGGGACGGCTCTCCCGATTCGTCGATCGTTCGATCAACGGGATGGGCCGTTGGTCGAACGATCGACGAACTCGCAGACGGCTCTCTGGTGAAGCTGTTGTCGTGGGTCGCCCAGGCCGCTCCGCGACCTCCTCGCCCAGGGCGGTCGGGGTCGCGCATACCCTGCCTGCCATGGCGACCGCCGACATCCGCCCCTACCGTGACCAGGACGACCGTGACGCCCGGGCGATCGCCCGGCTCTCGACCACCGTGCAGTGGCCGTCGCTGACCGACGCCGAGGTCGTGCACCGGGTCTGCACGGCGCCGGGCGCGGCGGCGTACGTCGCCGACGTCGACGGCGAGCTGGTCGGCTGGGCGCAGGCGCTGGGCGACGGGGTGCTGCAGTCGCACCTGGGTTTCGTGGCCGTGCACCCCGACCACCGCGGCAGGGGGATCGCGCGGCTGCTGGTGGTCGCGACGTTCCAGGCGACCGGGACGTTGCGGATGGACCTGATCACCGACACCGCGACCGGCCTCTACGAGTCCTTCAGCCACACCCGGATGCAGGGCTACCGGATCTACCCCGGGGCCTGAGTCCAGCCGGGCCGGAACTGGCGCCGGCTCGCGGGGAACTCGCGCCGGCTCGCGGCTATGCGGTGTCCTGACGCCGGACGAAGACCTCGCGGACCAGCATCAGGATCGCCGCGGCCGTGGGGATGGCCAGCAGCGCACCGACGACGCCGAGCAGGGCCGCGCCCACCAGCGCCGCGATCACGATGACCGCGCCGGGCAGGTCGACCGAGCGCGACATCACCCGCGGGTAGATCACGTAGTTCTCGACCTGCTGGTAGACCACGTAGAAGATCAGGCAGGCCAGCCCGATCGTCGGGTCGGTGGCGAAGCCGATGGCGGTCACGATCACCGCGCCGATGGTCGCGCCGATCATCGGGATCACGTCGAGCAGCGCCACCACGAAGGCCAGCGCGACGGCGTACTCACCCAGGCCCACGACGAACAGGAAGACCAGCGAGGACAGCCCCGCGGCCAGGGCCACCACGAAGGCACCCGAGACGTAGCCGCCGACCCCGGCCAGCACCCGGTCGCCCAGCTTGGCGACGCGCTCGCGGCGCGAGGCGGGGGCGAGCTGGTAGAGCGCGGCCTTGGTCGAGTTCATCGAGGCCAGGAAGTAGAGGGTCAGCACCACGATGATGAACGCGTTGAACAGCGCCCCGAGCACCGCGAGCCCGATGCCCAGCGCCCCTCCGAAGAGGGTGCCGACGAAGTCGCCGCCGCTGAGGTAGTCGCGGGCCTTGTCGAGGACCTGGTACTCCTCGTTGAGCTGCTGCACCCGTTGGTTCTGCTGCAGCTGGTCGAACCAGCCGGGTGCGTTCTCGGTGATCGCGGCCACCTGGTCGGTGATCACCGGCACGATGGCCACGGTGAACAGCCCCACGGCCACCAGGAACACCACGATGACGGTGAGCACCGCCAG from Nocardioides salarius harbors:
- a CDS encoding GNAT family N-acetyltransferase, which translates into the protein MATADIRPYRDQDDRDARAIARLSTTVQWPSLTDAEVVHRVCTAPGAAAYVADVDGELVGWAQALGDGVLQSHLGFVAVHPDHRGRGIARLLVVATFQATGTLRMDLITDTATGLYESFSHTRMQGYRIYPGA
- a CDS encoding AI-2E family transporter, with the translated sequence MSGTHADEVADGPEAPAEETPAPDGAAADSGPKPGDREDLGTPGPPLDRRAPFYLGFFGGLGALTAWWLGSTLLSISSTLLLVVVSLFLAAGLHPAVEALVRRGMRRSLAVLTVIVVFLVAVGLFTVAIVPVITDQVAAITENAPGWFDQLQQNQRVQQLNEEYQVLDKARDYLSGGDFVGTLFGGALGIGLAVLGALFNAFIIVVLTLYFLASMNSTKAALYQLAPASRRERVAKLGDRVLAGVGGYVSGAFVVALAAGLSSLVFLFVVGLGEYAVALAFVVALLDVIPMIGATIGAVIVTAIGFATDPTIGLACLIFYVVYQQVENYVIYPRVMSRSVDLPGAVIVIAALVGAALLGVVGALLAIPTAAAILMLVREVFVRRQDTA